A stretch of the Phycisphaerales bacterium genome encodes the following:
- a CDS encoding YbjQ family protein, with amino-acid sequence MEATREMIIVTTFNVEGHDIVEYKGLVRGITVRTPNIAQGVVAGLKSITGGRVSGFTKVCEEARQDALEHMIEHAQQMGANAILGVRYDASDMGQSSATEVLCYGTAVVLQPAG; translated from the coding sequence ATGGAAGCAACAAGAGAGATGATTATTGTTACGACATTTAATGTTGAAGGTCATGATATTGTTGAGTACAAGGGCCTTGTCAGGGGTATCACAGTGCGCACACCTAACATTGCTCAAGGCGTTGTCGCAGGCTTGAAGTCAATTACTGGCGGTCGCGTTTCCGGTTTTACAAAGGTATGTGAGGAAGCTCGCCAAGATGCGCTTGAGCATATGATTGAACATGCTCAGCAGATGGGCGCGAATGCTATTCTTGGGGTTCGCTATGACGCATCGGATATGGGGCAATCAAGTGCCACCGAAGTGCTTTGTTATGGCACAGCGGTTGTTTTGCAACCAGCAGGCTGA
- a CDS encoding tryptophan 7-halogenase — protein sequence MGQEKYDAIIIGGGPAGATAAIAMAQAGHHVTVLDRSEFPRFRIGESLVPKVVEMLMKLGLTDLMSEVVHVPKRGVEIGFGNQLGEQLDVAFANSLRKDVPRAFNTERGSLDGLLLEAAKKEGVHVRNDFHVKEITRLEDQHVIVTNGNGEQVEGQFLIDASGQATVLGRHLGIRKIHPDFRSVSYFSHFEGVQRLSGDRIGDPSVIMCDEGWFWIIPIDQDRTSVGVVFSDKVARSLPVPPNQRLNWALERCPLMTERMIGASGPDHNEVVADFSYQCKPVAGPGYFLIGDAAAFVDPVFSTGVMLGMDGGLAAAAAVTAMSQGQSAARVRRQFVRHHDQVTSLLFRLIKDFYSHSFRELLVAGHGPLAMHRALIELLAGYVSPRPSLNVRWRYALFRLCVHLNRHVPLVPRQERCSLLEASPQLLQMNKTKPLIEYSALVIDS from the coding sequence ATGGGTCAAGAAAAATACGACGCAATTATTATTGGTGGTGGCCCTGCTGGCGCAACAGCAGCGATTGCCATGGCTCAGGCTGGTCATCATGTGACCGTGCTTGATCGCAGTGAATTTCCCCGTTTTCGTATTGGGGAGTCGCTGGTGCCCAAAGTTGTTGAGATGCTTATGAAGCTTGGTCTCACTGATCTAATGAGTGAGGTCGTGCATGTGCCCAAGCGGGGCGTCGAGATTGGGTTTGGTAATCAATTGGGTGAGCAATTAGACGTCGCGTTTGCAAACTCACTCCGCAAAGATGTACCACGTGCGTTTAACACGGAGCGTGGTTCACTGGATGGCCTACTCTTAGAAGCTGCAAAAAAAGAGGGCGTGCATGTCCGCAATGATTTTCATGTTAAAGAAATCACGCGTCTTGAAGATCAGCATGTCATCGTGACTAATGGCAATGGTGAGCAGGTTGAAGGTCAATTTCTAATTGATGCCAGTGGTCAGGCAACAGTCTTAGGTCGGCACTTGGGCATTCGCAAGATACATCCGGACTTTCGATCTGTTTCATACTTCAGTCATTTTGAAGGTGTGCAGCGATTGAGTGGTGATCGCATTGGTGATCCCTCAGTAATCATGTGTGATGAGGGTTGGTTTTGGATTATTCCGATTGATCAGGACCGTACCAGTGTGGGTGTTGTCTTTAGTGACAAGGTGGCTCGTTCTCTACCAGTGCCACCAAATCAAAGGCTGAATTGGGCCCTGGAGCGTTGTCCATTGATGACGGAGCGAATGATCGGTGCGAGTGGCCCAGATCACAATGAAGTAGTGGCTGATTTTTCTTACCAGTGTAAACCAGTGGCTGGGCCTGGTTACTTCCTGATTGGCGATGCTGCGGCATTTGTAGACCCAGTGTTTTCAACCGGTGTCATGTTAGGAATGGATGGCGGCCTTGCGGCGGCGGCGGCAGTCACGGCGATGAGTCAAGGTCAAAGTGCAGCCCGTGTTCGACGCCAATTTGTACGGCATCACGACCAGGTCACTTCCTTGCTGTTTCGATTAATCAAGGACTTCTATAGTCACTCATTTAGAGAACTGCTTGTGGCGGGCCATGGGCCATTGGCAATGCATCGAGCGCTGATTGAACTTCTTGCTGGATATGTATCGCCACGGCCAAGTCTTAATGTTCGTTGGCGTTATGCACTTTTTCGTTTGTGTGTACACCTGAATCGTCATGTGCCTCTTGTGCCTCGACAAGAAAGATGTTCGCTTCTTGAGGCGAGTCCACAGTTACTGCAAATGAATAAAACAAAACCACTCATCGAGTATAGCGCGTTGGTCATAGATTCATAA
- a CDS encoding VOC family protein → MPTEAQPVTMDHLVVLVSNLKAAAVKWQAAGFRVRAGGQHRIGSRNALIVLHDGTYIELIQILSRSRRMRLKLMQKLGLLKRAIKEWNPFEQHFIKLGLKEPGLVDFAVSGQSIITILTRLRAADIKYLGPAKGTRKQKDGNVIRWQCGMPTASELPFLCIDETDRCLRVPAVSVDEHKNGAQSISRLVVLVANLKKSRKQYEVLLEQRGRDVEVFQDAGCVEFSLGECSLVLTQPKGRQTRLGRQLLKNGEGPLEITIRGARAGLAAHQLGEFLRFE, encoded by the coding sequence ATGCCAACCGAAGCTCAACCAGTGACCATGGACCATCTGGTGGTTCTTGTTTCAAATCTGAAGGCAGCTGCTGTGAAATGGCAAGCAGCTGGTTTCAGGGTCCGTGCTGGTGGGCAACATCGTATTGGTTCTCGAAATGCACTGATTGTTTTGCATGACGGCACCTATATCGAGTTAATTCAGATTCTCTCAAGGTCGCGGAGAATGCGGCTGAAACTCATGCAGAAGTTGGGTTTGCTGAAACGTGCAATCAAAGAGTGGAATCCATTTGAGCAGCATTTCATAAAACTTGGTCTCAAAGAACCAGGGTTGGTTGATTTTGCAGTGTCTGGTCAATCAATTATCACGATTCTGACACGTTTGCGTGCTGCTGATATTAAATATCTGGGTCCAGCAAAGGGGACACGCAAACAAAAGGATGGAAACGTCATTCGTTGGCAATGCGGCATGCCGACGGCAAGCGAATTACCGTTTTTATGCATTGATGAAACTGATCGCTGCTTGCGTGTTCCGGCGGTAAGTGTGGATGAACATAAAAACGGCGCACAGTCAATCTCGCGTTTGGTTGTACTGGTTGCCAATCTGAAGAAAAGTCGCAAGCAATATGAAGTATTGCTTGAGCAGAGAGGGCGAGATGTAGAGGTCTTCCAAGATGCAGGCTGTGTAGAATTCTCACTGGGTGAGTGCTCACTGGTGCTTACTCAACCTAAGGGGCGACAGACTCGGCTTGGTCGGCAGTTGCTCAAAAATGGTGAAGGCCCACTCGAAATCACCATTCGCGGGGCCAGAGCTGGTCTTGCGGCGCATCAGCTCGGTGAGTTTCTCCGGTTTGAATGA
- the purU gene encoding formyltetrahydrofolate deformylase, with the protein MAPNKSENTASLLVSCPDQRGIVAALAVFLQGHDGNILDADQHSDTDSGQFFQRIFFEMPGLSDHKKKLESAIKELAVTFDMTWKLSLSSDVKRMAILVSKYDHCLFDLMLRHRAGELNGDIAFVASNHSDLHQVAEQFGIPFFHLPIQENNKPKQEKELLTLLEQHQIDVVVLARYMQVLSPALIDRYLHRVINIHHSFLPAFSGGRPYHQAHDRGVKLIGATAHYATSELDAGPIIAQDVVQCSHRDSVEDLTRKGRDVERAALAQALRYHLDDRILVYRNRALVLG; encoded by the coding sequence ATGGCACCAAATAAATCCGAAAACACAGCTTCGCTTCTGGTCTCTTGCCCAGATCAACGTGGGATTGTGGCCGCTTTAGCAGTATTCCTGCAGGGTCATGATGGCAATATCCTTGATGCTGATCAGCATAGTGATACAGATTCTGGTCAGTTCTTCCAGCGCATTTTCTTTGAGATGCCCGGACTGAGCGACCATAAAAAGAAACTTGAGTCGGCCATTAAAGAGCTTGCGGTCACTTTTGATATGACTTGGAAGCTCTCTCTTTCAAGTGACGTTAAGCGGATGGCGATTCTCGTGTCCAAATATGATCACTGCCTTTTTGACTTGATGCTTCGGCATCGTGCAGGTGAACTAAATGGTGATATTGCATTTGTTGCAAGTAATCACTCAGACTTGCATCAAGTTGCGGAGCAGTTTGGGATTCCATTCTTTCATTTGCCAATTCAAGAAAACAATAAACCTAAGCAAGAGAAAGAACTGCTTACGCTACTAGAACAGCACCAGATAGATGTGGTTGTATTAGCGCGTTATATGCAGGTACTCTCGCCGGCATTGATTGATCGTTATCTTCACCGAGTTATAAACATTCATCACTCGTTCTTGCCAGCGTTTAGTGGGGGGCGTCCATACCACCAAGCGCACGATCGTGGTGTAAAGTTAATTGGAGCAACGGCTCATTACGCGACCAGTGAGTTAGACGCGGGGCCAATCATTGCACAAGATGTTGTTCAGTGTTCTCACCGCGATTCGGTTGAAGATCTCACCAGGAAGGGTCGCGATGTAGAGCGTGCGGCGCTGGCACAGGCACTGCGATACCACCTAGACGACCGAATTTTGGTGTACCGGAATCGGGCCTTGGTGCTTGGATAA
- a CDS encoding nitrile hydratase subunit alpha: MDNYSLAQSFAHLFSHVWKNPSLKNRLEENPRETLLEYGITVPKDVEVEIVENTAKKLYVVLPAPGEQPIRASRRQPIPEEDDSHGQPSVHLLE, encoded by the coding sequence ATGGACAACTATTCGCTGGCCCAGTCATTTGCCCACCTTTTTTCGCATGTCTGGAAGAACCCGTCTCTTAAGAATCGCCTTGAGGAAAATCCTCGAGAAACATTGCTTGAGTACGGTATTACGGTGCCAAAAGACGTTGAGGTCGAGATCGTAGAAAACACTGCAAAGAAGCTCTATGTCGTTTTGCCCGCACCTGGCGAGCAACCGATACGAGCATCTCGGCGTCAGCCAATCCCTGAAGAAGATGATTCCCACGGACAGCCGTCGGTTCACCTGCTTGAGTAG
- a CDS encoding succinate dehydrogenase/fumarate reductase iron-sulfur subunit produces MATKATFKIWRGDNSKGAFVDYQVDVEDGMVVLDVVHDIQAEQAPDLACRWNCKAGKCGSCSAEVNGKPKLMCMTRVGDLDLDKDVVIEPMQAFPLIRDLVTDVSWNYRVKKKIKPFKPRKPDHADGTWRMDQIDVERPQEFRKCIECFLCQDVCHVLRDHHKHDEFIGPRFLIYTAALEMHPLDVENRLEDLKETQGVGYCNITKCCTKVCPEHITITDNAIIPLKERVVDEYYDPIKKLFKMFKPKKKS; encoded by the coding sequence ATGGCCACCAAGGCAACATTCAAGATCTGGCGAGGAGACAACAGCAAAGGTGCCTTTGTCGATTATCAAGTCGATGTTGAAGACGGCATGGTGGTGTTGGATGTGGTGCATGACATTCAAGCCGAGCAGGCACCGGATCTTGCTTGCCGCTGGAATTGCAAGGCAGGTAAATGTGGTTCGTGCTCTGCAGAAGTGAATGGTAAACCGAAACTAATGTGCATGACGCGTGTTGGTGATTTGGACCTCGATAAAGACGTCGTCATTGAGCCGATGCAAGCGTTCCCACTCATACGCGATTTAGTGACCGATGTCTCTTGGAATTACCGGGTCAAAAAGAAGATCAAGCCTTTCAAGCCACGCAAGCCAGACCATGCAGATGGAACTTGGCGTATGGACCAAATCGATGTCGAGCGACCTCAGGAATTCCGAAAGTGCATAGAGTGTTTTCTTTGTCAGGATGTCTGTCACGTCCTTCGAGATCACCATAAGCATGATGAGTTTATTGGTCCGCGATTCCTGATCTATACGGCAGCATTAGAAATGCATCCACTTGATGTTGAAAACCGCCTAGAAGATCTCAAGGAGACGCAAGGGGTTGGTTACTGCAACATCACGAAGTGTTGTACAAAGGTATGTCCGGAGCACATCACGATTACCGACAACGCAATCATTCCACTCAAAGAAAGAGTGGTGGATGAATACTACGACCCAATCAAAAAGCTCTTTAAGATGTTTAAGCCGAAGAAGAAGAGCTAA
- a CDS encoding fumarate reductase/succinate dehydrogenase flavoprotein subunit, translating to MGWKTHECDVLVIGAGGAGLRAAIEASGSGCRVTVLSKSLLGKAHTVMAEGGMAASMGHVDERDNWKVHFTDTMRGGQYLNNWRMAQLHAQNAPNCVRELESWGALFDRTKDGRILQRNFGGHRYPRLAHVGDRTGLEMIRTLQDHGIHQGIDFLMETTVIDLLKDGDRIAGAFAYDRERGRFHLVKANAVILATGGIGRAYRVTSNSWEYTGDGHALAYRAGAELVDMEFVQFHPTGMVWPPSVRGILVTEGVRGEGGVLKNSEGHRFMFDDIPDLYVKQTASTAEEGWRFVIGDREAHRPPELLTRDHVARKIVKEVKEGRGSPHGGAFLDIAWIKENIKNAEQHIKKKLPSMYHQFKELAGVDITKEPMEVGPTTHYVMGGIKVEADTQMSRVPGLFACGECGGGLHGANRLGGNSLSDLLVFGQIAGQHAADFAKTQTPVTVGEEQGADIEKHALAPIERQSGENPYAIQHALQDVMQDLVGIARQDQEMTEAVEKIAQLTKQAETVAAPGNREYNPGWHTALDLENLLTVSEMVARSAHGRRESRGAHSRLDHPDKDEQLGNVNTIISRSGDGSMSVEQRAVVGKTDELGQLVKEMG from the coding sequence GTGGGCTGGAAGACACATGAATGTGACGTTCTAGTCATCGGTGCGGGTGGCGCTGGACTCCGAGCAGCGATCGAAGCATCTGGTAGTGGCTGTCGTGTGACGGTACTGAGTAAATCACTACTCGGTAAGGCACACACCGTGATGGCTGAAGGTGGCATGGCCGCTTCGATGGGCCATGTTGATGAGCGAGATAACTGGAAAGTTCACTTCACCGACACGATGCGCGGTGGGCAGTACCTCAATAACTGGAGAATGGCCCAACTGCATGCTCAGAACGCACCAAACTGTGTGCGTGAACTGGAGTCTTGGGGCGCCTTGTTTGATCGCACCAAAGACGGTCGCATTCTTCAGCGAAACTTTGGTGGCCATCGCTATCCACGCCTGGCTCATGTTGGAGATCGAACCGGGCTCGAAATGATTCGCACACTCCAAGACCACGGCATTCATCAGGGCATTGATTTCTTGATGGAGACCACCGTGATCGATTTGCTCAAAGACGGTGATCGCATTGCGGGTGCTTTTGCTTACGATCGTGAGCGAGGCCGCTTCCATCTGGTGAAAGCCAACGCAGTCATACTGGCAACAGGCGGTATTGGCCGAGCCTATCGTGTGACAAGTAACAGTTGGGAATACACAGGTGATGGACACGCTTTGGCATATCGAGCAGGCGCTGAACTTGTTGATATGGAGTTTGTGCAGTTTCATCCCACGGGCATGGTCTGGCCGCCAAGCGTACGTGGCATTCTTGTGACCGAGGGAGTGCGTGGTGAAGGCGGCGTACTCAAGAACAGTGAAGGTCATCGCTTCATGTTTGATGACATTCCTGATCTCTATGTCAAACAAACAGCAAGTACGGCTGAAGAGGGGTGGCGGTTTGTCATTGGTGATAGAGAGGCTCATCGCCCACCCGAACTTTTGACTCGCGACCATGTGGCTCGCAAGATCGTCAAGGAAGTCAAAGAAGGCCGTGGTAGTCCTCACGGTGGCGCGTTCCTTGATATTGCCTGGATCAAAGAGAACATCAAAAATGCTGAGCAGCACATCAAAAAGAAACTGCCCAGCATGTACCATCAGTTCAAAGAGCTTGCTGGCGTTGATATCACCAAAGAGCCCATGGAAGTTGGGCCAACGACGCACTATGTCATGGGTGGTATTAAAGTTGAAGCCGATACACAGATGTCACGGGTACCGGGACTCTTTGCTTGCGGCGAGTGTGGCGGTGGATTGCATGGCGCCAATCGTCTGGGAGGCAATTCGCTTTCAGATTTATTGGTGTTTGGACAGATTGCCGGTCAGCATGCAGCTGATTTTGCAAAAACTCAAACGCCAGTGACCGTTGGAGAAGAGCAGGGCGCCGATATTGAGAAGCATGCATTAGCGCCTATTGAGCGGCAGTCTGGGGAAAACCCTTATGCAATACAACATGCTCTTCAGGATGTCATGCAGGATCTCGTTGGTATTGCACGCCAGGATCAAGAGATGACTGAGGCGGTTGAAAAGATTGCTCAACTGACCAAACAAGCGGAAACAGTCGCAGCACCTGGAAACCGTGAATACAACCCCGGCTGGCATACGGCTCTTGATTTAGAAAATCTGCTAACGGTCTCAGAAATGGTCGCACGATCAGCACATGGTCGAAGAGAAAGTCGCGGGGCCCATTCAAGGCTCGATCATCCAGATAAAGATGAGCAACTAGGCAACGTCAACACGATTATCTCTCGAAGTGGTGACGGCAGTATGTCAGTTGAGCAAAGAGCCGTTGTTGGCAAGACAGATGAACTTGGACAACTGGTCAAGGAGATGGGCTAA